A region of Paenimyroides aestuarii DNA encodes the following proteins:
- a CDS encoding RagB/SusD family nutrient uptake outer membrane protein, which produces MRKIFLTALLASAFLAGCSDAYDIEQAGVVTEESDVFRDANDIGKGLRYVYAQFPGESEINFDSYFTDELGVGVGNAGQGINDGSYTFLLQAGNDDAQAIWGSYYGVVNRVNRILSRIDEMLLLPDAETTELKQHKAHALVLRAYCHYKLFAFFTPDYTNPNGLSVIKFDFLQTDDYTRFEKRSTVAEIVAFIEKDIADAKALVVNTDGTPGNISPGGNMSGSGYVTNEMVESILIKMYSMLQTADSYNKLEISFNKVAANKSIADVITYIGMFGESASGADFNEGIFKLNRVSTQGTVQSGVAAAWYPAEVGEAPYMEMGRSLYNELDKLEPSKQGTPYSSDRLEARYLVNVFNTSQVATNYASLSQDQYRANDLLYIGKYSGIPNRPLMNSIWMFRFTDMLLSLAEKRAFEGQLTGTVALNDFSNVESIIYNIRVNRNLSMDSTPLSMPTNFSTQQAAFARILEERRVEFAFEGHRYLDMKRLGVRAGSPGFVRDPQDCASTNACNLPATSTKLTMPIPRSEMVSNPNMVQNPGY; this is translated from the coding sequence ATGAGAAAAATATTTTTAACTGCATTGTTAGCATCTGCTTTTTTAGCAGGTTGTTCCGATGCTTACGATATAGAGCAGGCTGGAGTTGTTACTGAAGAAAGCGATGTTTTTAGAGATGCAAATGATATTGGTAAGGGTTTAAGATATGTATACGCACAATTTCCTGGCGAGTCTGAAATAAATTTTGATTCTTATTTTACAGATGAATTAGGTGTGGGTGTTGGAAATGCCGGACAAGGTATTAACGACGGTAGCTATACATTTTTATTACAAGCCGGAAATGACGATGCCCAAGCGATTTGGGGAAGTTATTACGGAGTAGTTAACCGTGTAAACAGAATACTTAGTCGTATCGATGAAATGCTGTTACTCCCTGATGCTGAAACTACTGAGCTTAAACAGCATAAGGCACACGCATTAGTTCTTAGAGCGTACTGTCATTATAAGTTATTTGCATTTTTTACTCCTGACTATACCAATCCTAATGGTTTGTCTGTAATAAAGTTTGACTTTTTACAAACAGATGATTATACGCGTTTTGAAAAACGATCTACTGTAGCAGAAATCGTTGCTTTTATTGAAAAAGATATTGCAGATGCTAAAGCACTTGTTGTAAATACTGATGGTACTCCGGGAAATATTTCTCCTGGTGGAAACATGTCAGGTAGTGGTTATGTAACTAATGAAATGGTTGAATCTATTTTGATAAAGATGTATTCGATGTTGCAAACTGCTGACTCTTATAATAAATTAGAAATATCTTTCAACAAGGTAGCCGCTAACAAATCTATAGCAGATGTAATTACTTATATCGGTATGTTTGGTGAGAGTGCATCAGGTGCTGATTTTAATGAAGGAATTTTTAAATTAAATAGGGTTTCAACTCAAGGAACAGTGCAATCGGGTGTAGCTGCTGCATGGTATCCTGCAGAAGTTGGAGAAGCTCCATATATGGAAATGGGACGTTCGTTATATAATGAATTGGATAAATTAGAGCCATCAAAACAAGGAACACCATATAGTTCTGATAGATTAGAAGCACGTTATTTAGTTAACGTATTTAATACTTCTCAGGTGGCAACTAATTACGCTTCTTTATCACAAGATCAATATAGAGCAAACGATTTACTATATATTGGCAAGTATTCTGGAATTCCTAACAGACCTTTAATGAATAGTATTTGGATGTTCCGTTTTACTGATATGTTGTTGTCTCTAGCGGAAAAGCGTGCTTTTGAAGGACAGCTTACAGGTACAGTTGCTCTTAATGATTTCAGTAATGTGGAGTCAATTATCTACAACATTCGTGTAAATAGAAATTTAAGTATGGATAGTACACCTTTGTCTATGCCTACAAATTTTTCAACACAACAAGCGGCTTTCGCTCGTATTTTAGAAGAGCGTAGAGTAGAGTTTGCTTTTGAAGGACATCGCTACTTAGACATGAAGCGTTTGGGTGTTCGTGCAGGTTCTCCTGGATTTGTACGTGATCCACAAGATTGTGCATCTACAAATGCTTGTAACTTACCTGCAACTAGCACGAAGTTAACAATGCCAATTCCTAGATCGGAAATGGTTTCAAATCCTAATATGGTTCAAAACCCTGGTTATTAA
- a CDS encoding putative porin translates to MRFLLVFMIFFSVHCNAQVRKFDKKIKSGTTLRTNKIDNTSVGRFSSMNLPANDSIKIKKIITKTGDTVAPIDQYKIFNEINGTSNFDTILNIKKQYQFNYLRKDLFGLLQFNNDGQTFQELNPNLLSVNNIINMGFNARRFSYLNKEDISYYRVPTPASELMYRSVTGKGQNLDALITMNVSEQLNFFLGYRGLRSQGRYVNQLTSNGNFRIGSSYFTKNKRYQFKNHITFQDISNEENGGLVFVNDFESSNDPFNNRETLRVQIADGKSLFKGLRGYFDHSFQFNKSENNKALLRHQLTYEYFSNTYQQVNTNPFNSNTPYFGSSFASSIYDKVRHTRFENTFDLAFDSKKIGLFAVSAGVYHFNHRYQSIVFDEFNNKIPNQLIDDIITVGGSYLLNKEKVVADASFKQAVVGRSLTDFKINAAFNLNENYGIQAYYRLESRIPDYTYQFFQSGYIGLNWLNDFSNEKISTLNAKIHSPWIDIEGTYQLTTDKLYFSNDALTLNQNGRFQQLLVSPKQYGKTINYFMIKGQKEFALGKWALDNTVMFQQVIQEDAILNIPQIVTRNTVYFQDFAFKKALFFQTGITFSYFTKYYANEYHPVLGDFVVQNQVKVGNFPMFDFFLNAKIKTAQIYINIDHFNSALTGYNYYNTPTYPYRDLTFRLGMKWNFFN, encoded by the coding sequence ATGCGTTTTCTTTTGGTTTTTATGATCTTTTTTTCGGTACACTGCAATGCACAAGTGCGAAAATTCGATAAAAAAATAAAATCGGGTACTACTTTGCGTACCAATAAAATAGATAATACTTCTGTGGGTAGGTTTTCTTCCATGAATTTACCGGCAAATGATTCTATAAAGATTAAAAAAATCATTACTAAAACTGGTGATACGGTTGCACCTATCGATCAATACAAAATTTTCAATGAAATAAATGGTACTTCTAATTTTGATACCATCCTTAACATTAAAAAGCAATATCAATTCAACTATTTGCGTAAAGATCTTTTTGGATTGTTACAATTTAATAACGACGGTCAAACTTTTCAAGAATTAAACCCCAACCTTTTATCGGTTAATAATATCATCAATATGGGTTTTAACGCTCGACGATTTTCGTACCTTAACAAAGAAGATATAAGCTATTATAGGGTGCCAACACCTGCCTCTGAATTAATGTATCGTAGCGTTACAGGAAAAGGACAAAACTTAGATGCATTAATCACTATGAATGTTTCAGAACAGTTGAATTTCTTTTTAGGCTACCGAGGTCTGCGCTCACAAGGTAGATATGTAAACCAACTTACATCAAACGGTAATTTTAGAATCGGATCGAGCTATTTTACAAAAAATAAACGCTACCAATTTAAAAATCATATCACTTTTCAGGATATTTCTAATGAAGAAAATGGCGGTTTGGTTTTTGTTAATGATTTTGAATCTTCTAATGATCCTTTTAACAACCGAGAAACGCTTCGGGTGCAGATTGCTGATGGAAAATCTCTTTTTAAAGGTTTACGAGGATATTTCGACCATAGTTTTCAATTTAATAAATCAGAAAACAACAAAGCGTTATTGCGTCACCAACTTACTTATGAATATTTTTCAAATACCTACCAACAGGTTAATACCAATCCTTTTAATAGCAACACTCCTTATTTTGGTTCTTCTTTTGCATCAAGCATCTATGATAAAGTACGCCACACTCGGTTTGAAAACACCTTTGATTTAGCATTTGATTCAAAAAAAATAGGTCTGTTTGCTGTAAGCGCAGGTGTTTATCATTTTAATCATAGGTACCAATCAATCGTTTTTGATGAATTTAACAATAAAATTCCCAATCAATTAATTGATGATATTATCACGGTCGGCGGCTCGTATTTGTTGAATAAAGAAAAAGTAGTAGCCGATGCTTCTTTTAAACAAGCAGTAGTAGGAAGATCTTTAACCGATTTTAAAATCAATGCAGCCTTTAATTTGAATGAAAACTACGGAATACAAGCATATTATCGTTTAGAAAGCAGGATTCCCGATTATACTTACCAGTTTTTTCAAAGTGGATATATTGGTTTGAACTGGTTGAATGATTTTTCGAATGAAAAAATCAGTACATTGAACGCCAAAATTCATTCGCCTTGGATTGATATCGAAGGAACTTATCAGCTCACTACCGATAAATTATATTTTAGTAATGATGCGTTGACTTTAAATCAAAACGGAAGGTTTCAACAATTGTTAGTTTCGCCCAAACAATACGGTAAAACGATTAATTACTTTATGATTAAAGGGCAAAAGGAATTTGCACTTGGCAAATGGGCATTAGACAACACTGTTATGTTTCAGCAAGTAATTCAAGAAGATGCCATTTTGAATATTCCGCAAATAGTTACCCGAAACACCGTATATTTTCAAGATTTTGCGTTTAAAAAAGCATTGTTTTTTCAAACAGGTATCACTTTTAGCTATTTTACAAAATATTATGCCAATGAATACCATCCGGTTTTAGGTGATTTTGTAGTGCAGAACCAAGTAAAAGTGGGTAATTTTCCCATGTTTGATTTTTTCTTAAATGCCAAAATAAAAACCGCACAGATTTATATCAACATTGATCATTTCAATTCGGCGCTAACTGGTTACAACTATTACAATACACCCACATATCCTTACCGCGATTTAACTTTTAGATTGGGCATGAAATGGAATTTCTTTAATTAA
- a CDS encoding pyridoxal-phosphate dependent enzyme: protein MNYAKNILETIGNTPLVQLNHIVKDLPCKVFAKVEYFNPGHSCKDRMALQMVEDAEADGRLKPGGTIIEGTSGNTGMGLALAAIVKGYKLICVITDKQSKEKMDILRAVGAKVVVCPTDVEPTDPRSYYSVSKRLSEETPNSWYVNQYDNPSNTKANYTQTGPEIWNQTNGKITHFIVGVGTGGTISGVGKYLKEQNPNVKVWGVDTYGSVFKKYHETGIFDENEVYSYVTEGIGEDILPKNVNFSVIDHFTKVTDKDAAVYCRKLALEEGIFVGMSSGSAIKGLLQMKDQLKPDDVVVVLFHDSGSRYIAKIFNDDWMQERGYLDKQLKTAEDLVNKNDKPFVVVRTEELVSHAVDRMRTHRIAQIPVIDTTGFVGSLNDSDLLQAYVENPEIAEKPIKEIMGKPYKVVSKDTTIHEVSKLINQDHQAVLVALENGKHHIITKYDIINSIQ from the coding sequence ATGAATTACGCAAAAAATATATTAGAAACCATTGGAAACACGCCTTTGGTACAGTTAAACCACATTGTGAAAGATTTGCCGTGCAAGGTTTTTGCAAAAGTAGAATATTTCAATCCGGGGCATTCATGTAAAGACCGTATGGCATTGCAAATGGTGGAAGACGCAGAAGCAGATGGACGTTTAAAACCGGGCGGAACCATTATTGAAGGTACTTCTGGAAACACCGGAATGGGCTTGGCTTTGGCAGCTATTGTAAAGGGATACAAGCTAATTTGTGTGATTACTGATAAGCAATCAAAAGAAAAGATGGATATTTTGCGTGCTGTTGGTGCAAAGGTGGTGGTTTGCCCTACCGATGTGGAACCAACCGATCCGCGCTCTTATTATTCCGTTTCTAAACGCTTATCAGAAGAAACACCAAACTCTTGGTATGTAAACCAATACGATAATCCATCGAACACAAAAGCAAATTACACGCAAACTGGTCCTGAAATTTGGAATCAAACCAATGGAAAAATCACCCATTTTATTGTAGGTGTTGGTACTGGAGGAACTATTTCGGGAGTTGGGAAGTATTTGAAAGAGCAAAATCCGAATGTGAAAGTTTGGGGTGTGGATACCTATGGTTCGGTTTTTAAAAAATACCACGAAACCGGAATTTTCGACGAAAATGAGGTGTATTCGTATGTTACAGAAGGTATAGGTGAAGATATTTTGCCTAAAAACGTAAATTTCTCAGTAATTGACCATTTTACAAAAGTAACCGATAAAGACGCAGCTGTATATTGCAGAAAACTAGCTTTAGAGGAAGGAATTTTTGTGGGAATGTCGTCAGGTTCGGCAATTAAAGGCTTGCTGCAGATGAAAGATCAGTTAAAACCAGATGATGTGGTGGTGGTTTTGTTTCATGATTCAGGTTCTAGATATATTGCTAAGATTTTTAACGATGATTGGATGCAGGAACGCGGTTATCTTGATAAGCAGTTGAAAACGGCAGAAGATTTAGTTAACAAAAACGACAAACCATTTGTAGTGGTGCGTACCGAAGAATTAGTCAGCCATGCAGTTGACAGAATGCGAACGCATAGAATAGCACAAATTCCGGTAATTGATACTACTGGTTTTGTAGGCTCGTTAAACGATTCTGATTTGTTGCAAGCGTATGTTGAAAACCCTGAAATTGCAGAAAAACCCATTAAAGAAATTATGGGCAAGCCTTACAAAGTTGTTTCAAAAGACACAACAATTCACGAGGTATCAAAATTAATCAACCAAGACCATCAAGCAGTTTTGGTAGCTCTTGAAAACGGAAAGCACCATATCATCACCAAATACGATATCATTAATTCCATTCAATAA
- a CDS encoding DUF2851 family protein, whose product MKEDFLHYVWRFKKLHITSLKTVQNNNIVIKNFGLYLGTEGPDFFNSQVYIDGQLWAGNIEMHVNASDWYVHHHEIDPAYQNVILHVVWNNDISVVNKAGKELPTLVLKDYVNEDVFKAYHQFNANPQYVFCEDYLHHFNSFDWIIWKEKLMVDRLEQFSNRIVAELKQTNNNWEEAFYRLLLRNFGLNVNNENFYEIAQNLPLKIIRKEQTHPIHLEALFLGTANLLSVDTEDFYLQTLQKTYHFLKQKYHLKQTAIPPTFFKLRPDNFPTIRLVQFVAFLFNQPFLFNLIRNPETICTNNHLLGASVSDYWKTHYVFGKEHVARNKTISESFYNLLLVNTILPFQYVYHQQLGTDVLEEVLQHYQSIAAEKNSTIDLFKKLKVSVESSLDSQALLHLKKNYCDARRCLSCEVGIKLMNR is encoded by the coding sequence ATGAAAGAAGACTTTTTACATTATGTGTGGAGGTTCAAAAAGCTACATATTACGTCACTAAAAACGGTACAAAACAACAATATTGTCATTAAAAATTTCGGATTGTATTTAGGAACAGAAGGCCCCGATTTTTTTAATTCACAAGTGTATATTGATGGGCAATTATGGGCAGGAAATATAGAAATGCATGTAAATGCATCGGATTGGTATGTGCATCATCATGAAATCGATCCGGCGTATCAAAATGTGATTCTTCATGTGGTTTGGAACAACGATATTTCTGTGGTAAACAAAGCAGGAAAAGAACTGCCTACTTTGGTTTTGAAAGATTATGTGAACGAGGATGTTTTCAAAGCATACCATCAATTCAATGCCAATCCGCAATATGTTTTTTGCGAAGATTATCTGCATCATTTCAATAGCTTTGATTGGATTATTTGGAAAGAAAAATTGATGGTGGATCGTTTAGAGCAATTCTCTAACCGTATTGTTGCAGAATTAAAGCAAACAAATAACAATTGGGAAGAAGCTTTTTACCGCTTGCTGCTTCGGAACTTTGGATTAAATGTAAACAATGAAAATTTTTACGAGATTGCCCAAAATTTACCATTAAAAATCATTCGGAAAGAACAAACACATCCCATTCATTTAGAAGCTTTGTTTTTGGGAACGGCCAATTTATTGTCGGTTGATACGGAAGATTTTTACTTGCAAACGTTGCAAAAAACATATCATTTTTTAAAGCAAAAATATCATTTAAAGCAAACCGCAATACCGCCTACTTTTTTTAAGTTGCGGCCCGATAATTTTCCAACAATACGGCTGGTTCAGTTTGTTGCATTTTTGTTTAATCAACCTTTTTTGTTTAATTTAATTCGCAACCCAGAAACCATTTGCACCAACAATCATCTCTTAGGGGCAAGTGTGTCTGATTATTGGAAAACACATTACGTGTTTGGAAAAGAACATGTAGCGCGCAACAAAACCATTTCGGAATCGTTTTATAATTTATTGTTGGTAAATACCATTTTGCCTTTTCAATATGTATATCATCAACAATTAGGAACCGATGTGTTGGAAGAAGTTTTGCAACATTATCAATCAATAGCAGCCGAAAAAAACAGCACAATTGATTTATTTAAAAAGTTAAAAGTATCGGTAGAATCATCTTTAGACAGTCAAGCGTTATTGCATTTAAAGAAAAATTACTGCGATGCACGGCGCTGCTTAAGTTGTGAAGTGGGCATTAAGTTAATGAATCGATAA
- a CDS encoding ComEA family DNA-binding protein — MKFQLPYLNNKQRITIFVFALLIVLLQVVLSILPNYFSKKDTVKYEIDETTQKSIDSLKAIALKKYEQQPFNPNYINDYKGFKLGMTTAEIDKLVAIRAQGKYVNSAAEFQQVTGVSNELLGKMAPYFKFPEWTQKKQTIVQNTQKEVFKKIDLNKASSQELVALKGIGDYYANVLIAEREKLNGFVHINQIDFIKGLRPETVKLLKQQVFVTPLKNINKINVNTASKEQLATIPYISTYVAREIVVLRSKQNEPLKMEDLRKINNFPLDKLEIIGLYLAF, encoded by the coding sequence ATGAAATTTCAATTACCTTATTTAAATAATAAACAGCGTATAACAATTTTTGTTTTTGCACTTCTTATTGTGTTGTTGCAGGTTGTTTTATCTATTTTACCCAATTATTTTTCAAAGAAAGATACGGTGAAATATGAAATAGATGAAACCACGCAGAAAAGCATTGATAGCTTAAAAGCTATTGCCTTAAAGAAATACGAGCAACAACCTTTTAACCCAAATTACATCAATGATTATAAAGGATTTAAACTGGGAATGACCACCGCAGAGATTGATAAATTAGTGGCTATTCGGGCACAAGGTAAATATGTAAATTCGGCTGCAGAATTTCAGCAAGTTACAGGTGTTTCAAATGAATTACTTGGCAAAATGGCACCCTATTTTAAATTTCCGGAATGGACGCAGAAAAAACAAACCATTGTTCAGAATACGCAAAAAGAAGTGTTTAAGAAAATCGATCTCAACAAAGCAAGTAGCCAAGAGTTAGTTGCGTTAAAAGGGATTGGCGATTACTATGCAAATGTTTTAATTGCCGAACGTGAGAAATTAAACGGTTTTGTGCATATCAATCAAATCGATTTTATAAAAGGTTTACGACCCGAAACGGTAAAATTATTAAAACAGCAAGTTTTTGTAACGCCGCTTAAAAACATCAACAAAATAAATGTGAATACCGCAAGTAAAGAGCAATTGGCTACCATTCCTTACATATCCACTTATGTGGCTCGAGAAATAGTGGTATTGCGCAGCAAACAAAACGAACCGTTAAAAATGGAAGATTTAAGAAAAATTAATAACTTCCCGCTTGACAAATTAGAGATAATTGGGCTATATTTGGCTTTTTAG
- a CDS encoding acyl-CoA dehydrogenase family protein: MNFEYNETQAMIAQSIRDFAEKEIRPNIMKWDEEQIFPVELFKKLGEMGFMGVLVPEELDGSGLGYHEYITVVEEISKVDSSIGLSVAAHNSLCTNHILTFANDEQKKKWIPKLATGEWIGAWGLTEHNTGSDAGGMATTAVKDGNDWIINGAKNFITHAISGDVAVVIVRTGEKGDSRGMTAFVIEKGTPGFTSGKKENKLGMRASETAELIFDNCRVSDANRLGEVGEGFIQAMKILDGGRISIGALSLGIAKGAYEAALKYSKERVQFGKPISQFQAVGFKLADMATEIEASELLLHKAAYLKNNHKPVTTAGAMAKMYASEVCVKVATEAIQIHGGYGYTKDFPVEKFFRDSKLCTIGEGTTEIQKLVISRNLLKE, translated from the coding sequence ATGAACTTTGAGTATAACGAAACACAAGCAATGATTGCACAATCGATTAGAGATTTTGCAGAAAAAGAAATCCGACCAAATATAATGAAATGGGACGAAGAGCAAATTTTCCCTGTTGAATTATTCAAAAAGTTAGGAGAAATGGGGTTTATGGGGGTTTTGGTTCCTGAAGAATTAGACGGATCTGGCTTGGGTTATCACGAGTACATTACCGTTGTAGAAGAAATTTCTAAAGTAGATTCTTCAATAGGTTTGTCGGTAGCTGCTCACAACTCATTGTGTACCAATCATATTTTAACATTCGCAAACGACGAGCAAAAGAAAAAATGGATTCCAAAGCTAGCAACAGGCGAGTGGATCGGCGCTTGGGGATTAACCGAGCACAACACAGGTTCTGACGCCGGCGGTATGGCAACAACAGCTGTTAAAGACGGAAACGACTGGATCATTAACGGAGCCAAAAATTTTATCACGCATGCCATTTCTGGTGATGTAGCTGTTGTAATTGTTCGTACAGGCGAAAAAGGTGATTCTCGTGGAATGACCGCTTTTGTGATTGAAAAAGGCACACCAGGGTTCACTTCAGGTAAAAAAGAAAACAAATTGGGAATGCGTGCTTCTGAAACAGCAGAATTAATCTTTGACAACTGCCGCGTTTCTGATGCAAACCGTTTAGGCGAAGTAGGCGAAGGATTCATACAAGCAATGAAAATTTTAGATGGTGGCCGTATCTCAATCGGTGCATTGTCTTTAGGAATAGCAAAAGGAGCATACGAAGCAGCGTTGAAATACTCAAAAGAGCGCGTGCAGTTTGGAAAACCAATTTCTCAATTTCAAGCAGTAGGTTTTAAATTGGCAGATATGGCAACCGAAATCGAAGCATCTGAATTGTTGTTGCACAAAGCAGCATACCTTAAAAACAACCATAAACCAGTTACAACAGCAGGTGCAATGGCAAAAATGTATGCGTCAGAAGTATGTGTAAAAGTAGCAACCGAGGCAATTCAAATTCATGGCGGATACGGTTACACCAAAGATTTCCCTGTAGAAAAATTCTTCCGCGATTCTAAATTATGTACAATTGGCGAAGGAACAACCGAAATTCAAAAATTGGTTATCTCTAGAAATCTTTTAAAAGAGTAG
- the rpsU gene encoding 30S ribosomal protein S21, producing MLIIPIKDGENIDRALKRYKRKFDKTGTLRQLRSRKNFTKPSVSKRAQNQKAQYIQRLKDSVEI from the coding sequence ATGTTGATCATTCCAATTAAAGACGGAGAAAATATTGATAGAGCGTTAAAACGTTACAAAAGAAAATTTGACAAAACAGGAACGTTACGTCAGTTAAGATCTCGTAAAAACTTTACGAAACCTTCTGTATCAAAACGTGCGCAAAATCAAAAAGCTCAATACATTCAACGTTTAAAAGATTCAGTTGAAATTTAA
- a CDS encoding tyrosine-type recombinase/integrase — protein sequence MEKHLKPYFDYLLKEKHFSLHTVNAYVKDVEAFFNFTKNTVATVNELKYQHIRLWIAHLSEKKLSNNSINRKIASLKSYFKFLYITKTIEAYPLQAHKSLRIKKVLQVPFSENEMQQIDRSAFPDDYFGLQNYIIITLFYTLGIRKTELINLQLHDVDLQKREIKVLGKRSKERIVPILSSVVGLLTEFLQKRNEQFGSDFDKNIFLLKNKQNLNQTFVYRLINNYFRGVTSKGKKSPHVLRHTFATHMLNAGANLNTIKELLGHASLSSTQIYTHTSLASLKKMYNQTHPRSKTDDDDL from the coding sequence ATGGAAAAACATTTAAAACCTTACTTTGACTATCTTTTAAAAGAAAAACATTTTTCATTGCATACCGTAAATGCGTATGTGAAAGATGTGGAAGCCTTTTTCAACTTCACAAAAAACACCGTTGCCACTGTAAACGAACTAAAATACCAGCATATTCGGTTGTGGATTGCGCATTTATCCGAAAAAAAATTGAGCAATAATTCCATCAACCGCAAGATAGCTTCCCTAAAAAGCTACTTTAAATTTTTGTATATCACCAAAACAATCGAAGCGTATCCGCTGCAGGCACACAAATCGTTGCGTATCAAAAAAGTGTTGCAAGTGCCTTTTTCCGAAAACGAAATGCAGCAAATAGACCGCTCAGCTTTTCCTGATGATTATTTCGGATTGCAAAACTATATCATCATCACCCTGTTTTACACCTTGGGAATTCGGAAAACCGAGTTAATCAATCTGCAGCTGCACGATGTGGATCTTCAAAAGCGCGAAATAAAAGTTTTAGGAAAAAGATCCAAAGAACGCATAGTTCCTATATTATCTTCAGTGGTTGGGCTTTTAACCGAGTTTTTACAAAAAAGAAACGAGCAATTTGGTAGCGATTTTGATAAAAATATATTTCTGTTAAAAAATAAACAAAATTTGAATCAAACATTTGTTTATCGTTTAATAAATAATTATTTTAGAGGTGTTACATCAAAAGGAAAAAAAAGCCCCCATGTGTTGCGTCATACATTTGCTACACACATGCTAAACGCAGGAGCCAATTTGAATACAATAAAAGAATTGCTGGGACATGCCAGTTTGTCGTCCACTCAAATTTACACGCATACCAGTTTAGCATCGTTAAAAAAAATGTATAACCAAACACATCCCCGCTCAAAAACCGATGATGACGATTTATAA
- the hpf gene encoding ribosome hibernation-promoting factor, HPF/YfiA family, with the protein MKVNIQAVNFNVDRKLVDFINIRLEKLQQYYDKIVGIDVSLHTENTSDKENKSVDIIVKIPGDDLVVKKTAKSFEEATDSGAAALERLLIKRKEKVKAH; encoded by the coding sequence ATGAAAGTGAATATTCAGGCAGTTAACTTCAATGTTGACAGAAAATTAGTTGACTTTATAAACATTCGTTTAGAAAAATTACAACAATACTATGATAAAATTGTTGGAATTGATGTATCTTTGCATACTGAAAATACAAGTGATAAAGAAAACAAGTCTGTAGATATCATTGTAAAAATACCGGGCGATGATTTAGTGGTTAAAAAAACAGCAAAATCATTTGAAGAAGCAACAGATTCAGGCGCTGCGGCTTTAGAACGTTTATTGATAAAACGCAAAGAAAAAGTAAAAGCACATTAA